A stretch of the Glycine soja cultivar W05 chromosome 13, ASM419377v2, whole genome shotgun sequence genome encodes the following:
- the LOC114381890 gene encoding transcription factor PRE5-like: MSSRRSRQQSASTRISDDQIIDLVSKLRQLVPEIRDRRSDKVSASKVLQETCNYIRSLHREVDDLSERLSQLLATIDADSPEAAIIRSLIN, translated from the exons ATGTCTAGCAGAAGGTCCAGGCAGCAATCTGCATCCACAAGGATCTCCGATGACCAAATCATCGACCTTGTTTCCAAGTTGCGTCAACTTGTTCCTGAGATTCGCGATAGGCGTTCTGATAAG GTATCAGCATCTAAGGTCCTACAAGAGACCTGTAACTACATCAGAAGCTTACACAGAGAAGTGGATGACCTAAGCGAACGACTGTCTCAGTTGTTGGCCACAATCGATGCTGATAGCCCTGAAGCTGCCATCATTAGGAGCctaattaactaa